A portion of the Halorubrum sp. BV1 genome contains these proteins:
- a CDS encoding helix-turn-helix domain-containing protein, producing the protein MYEPFDETAVRVLLAVNPGDSIRTVAQHLHTPYETVRQAVNQLEDAGYLRYDDGLFVTDDRVRKAARDLLATSAAVNPPSIEEAYVLPQFGDWPFAFTQVDAVYVWTQGGYQVGREPGDYPLFLAVLEKDIDAWQRFFERFGIPTGFERQPEESFEGPLQVVLNERSVLNPDHVEGYPVISRRETIEFMRKHYATFQSALAMLDRMYDDLDLDVSYRESERECS; encoded by the coding sequence ATGTACGAACCGTTTGATGAGACTGCTGTTAGAGTGTTGCTCGCAGTCAATCCTGGAGATTCGATCCGAACGGTAGCCCAACATCTCCACACCCCCTACGAAACGGTTCGACAAGCAGTCAATCAACTAGAGGATGCAGGGTATCTTCGATATGATGATGGACTGTTCGTGACCGACGATCGCGTCCGTAAGGCGGCACGAGACCTGCTGGCCACGAGTGCCGCCGTGAATCCACCGTCCATCGAAGAGGCGTACGTACTCCCACAGTTCGGTGACTGGCCCTTCGCCTTTACACAGGTGGACGCCGTCTACGTGTGGACCCAAGGGGGCTATCAGGTTGGTCGCGAGCCCGGAGACTACCCGCTCTTTCTTGCCGTCCTTGAGAAGGACATCGACGCCTGGCAGCGTTTTTTCGAACGGTTTGGAATCCCAACAGGATTTGAGCGACAACCGGAGGAATCATTTGAAGGTCCTCTCCAAGTCGTCCTCAACGAGCGTTCGGTGCTCAACCCCGACCACGTCGAAGGATATCCAGTCATCTCTCGGCGCGAGACGATAGAGTTCATGCGGAAGCATTATGCGACGTTTCAGTCAGCACTTGCTATGCTCGATCGCATGTACGACGATCTCGATCTCGACGTTTCCTACCGTGAGTCAGAAAGAGAATGCTCGTGA
- a CDS encoding TROVE domain-containing protein — protein sequence MEFNTPKQTVAEATRTTNYEGGEAFEPADPRLALYKRTINQLLEGSFYESDDEQLAAVVQQFDAAANDDPEFVLKLAAYARQELYLRDIPQVLLVLVANDDRFKDDSPESLIREWAPAIIQRMDETATALAVHDQLFDGTAPWPLRRGIEDALVEMADTYTLGKYDLSRREVTLHDVFNRVHPTPVDAEQEALFERFMRGGLDDYPDVDPLPAPNTWETVISERGNTQAAWELLIEDDEYTLPIFASIRNLRNMLEAGVPEATVVDHLDLEAVRHAPLYPFRYYQAYTALQDADVQAPAVEQWLEDAIDVAVETVPGGLGDTFVAVDLSGSMDQPLSANSTLRLKEIGALFGAILADQGADVGGFGDDFQTVPMHVDTPVLQRQAAVLAIDEDVGNSTNGWKAIDYLRERGEPVERIVVFTDMQIWDNTPFTARDSQTVKDAFDAYRDEVSSDTALYLVDLAAYGDLVTPEGYENVYNISGWSENVLSFIEHAENPKQIIDEIEAFELT from the coding sequence ATGGAATTCAACACGCCAAAGCAAACGGTCGCGGAGGCAACGCGGACCACCAACTACGAAGGTGGGGAAGCGTTCGAGCCTGCCGACCCCCGACTCGCACTGTACAAGCGCACGATCAACCAACTGCTGGAGGGCTCGTTCTACGAGTCCGATGACGAGCAGCTAGCTGCTGTCGTTCAGCAGTTCGATGCCGCCGCAAACGACGACCCGGAGTTCGTCCTGAAGCTCGCGGCCTATGCGCGCCAGGAGCTCTACTTGCGGGACATCCCACAAGTGCTACTCGTACTGGTAGCCAACGACGACCGATTCAAGGACGACTCCCCCGAGTCGCTCATCCGCGAATGGGCGCCGGCGATCATCCAGCGGATGGACGAGACGGCCACCGCGCTCGCGGTCCACGATCAGCTGTTCGACGGGACTGCGCCGTGGCCGCTTCGACGCGGGATCGAGGATGCGCTGGTTGAGATGGCCGACACCTACACGCTGGGCAAGTACGACCTGTCGCGGCGCGAGGTGACGCTACACGACGTCTTCAACCGCGTTCACCCCACGCCCGTCGACGCCGAGCAGGAAGCGCTCTTCGAGCGGTTCATGCGTGGCGGCCTCGACGACTATCCCGACGTCGACCCGTTGCCGGCGCCGAACACGTGGGAGACGGTTATCTCCGAGCGCGGCAACACCCAAGCCGCCTGGGAACTGCTCATCGAGGACGACGAGTACACGCTGCCCATCTTCGCATCGATCCGGAACCTCCGGAATATGCTCGAAGCCGGCGTTCCGGAGGCCACCGTCGTGGATCACCTCGACCTGGAGGCCGTCCGGCACGCGCCGCTGTACCCGTTCCGGTACTACCAGGCCTACACCGCGCTGCAAGACGCGGATGTCCAGGCACCGGCGGTCGAGCAGTGGCTCGAAGACGCAATTGATGTCGCGGTCGAGACGGTGCCTGGCGGACTCGGCGATACCTTTGTTGCGGTCGACCTGTCGGGATCGATGGATCAGCCGCTGTCCGCGAACAGCACGCTCCGACTGAAGGAGATCGGTGCGTTGTTCGGTGCGATCCTGGCCGACCAGGGTGCTGACGTCGGCGGGTTTGGCGACGACTTCCAGACCGTTCCGATGCACGTCGACACGCCAGTCCTGCAGCGCCAAGCGGCGGTGTTGGCGATCGACGAAGACGTCGGGAACTCGACGAACGGCTGGAAGGCAATCGATTACCTCCGCGAGCGAGGTGAGCCCGTCGAACGCATCGTCGTCTTCACCGATATGCAGATCTGGGACAACACGCCGTTCACGGCCCGCGATTCCCAGACGGTCAAAGACGCGTTCGATGCGTATCGAGACGAGGTGTCTTCGGACACCGCGCTGTATCTCGTCGACCTCGCGGCCTACGGCGACCTGGTGACGCCAGAAGGCTACGAGAACGTCTACAACATCTCGGGATGGTCGGAGAACGTCCTCTCGTTCATCGAACACGCCGAGAATCCGAAGCAGATCATCGATGAGATCGAGGCGTTCGAACTGACCTAG